A genome region from Macaca fascicularis isolate 582-1 chromosome 3, T2T-MFA8v1.1 includes the following:
- the FAM185A gene encoding protein FAM185A isoform X10 — MLAPCSGWELGCLRLCLRQVRLWVGTGRWASWACQARPYGSGRGKPWPGSEAEVPPPGPARRTLKEWTLQVSPFGRLRARLPCHLAVRPLDPLTYPDGDRVLVAVCGVEGSARGLDGLQVKYDEALEEMAILSDTIDPQAFVEVNAPLKFGLDIKSSGSGCVKVQSIECDNCKIETEHGTSVLQSVKIESPSVAQTGVQWHDLSSLQPPPPGFQ, encoded by the exons ATGCTTGCCCCCTGCTCAGGTTGGGAGCTTGGCTGCCTCCGTCTCTGTCTCCGTCAGGTCCGATTGTGGGTTGGCACTGGGCGCTGGGCTTCCTGGGCTTGCCAAGCCAGGCCGTACGGCTCAGGTCGGGGCAAGCCCTGGCCCGGATCGGAGGCTGAGGTCCCTCCGCCTGGCCCGGCGCGCCGGACTCTAAAGGAGTGGACGCTGCAGGTGAGCCCGTTCGGTCGGCTGCGGGCGCGGCTCCCGTGCCACCTGGCCGTGAGGCCCTTGGACCCCCTCACCTACCCGGATGGCGACCGCGTGCTGGTCGCGGTGTGTGGCGTGGAGGGCAGCGCGCGGGGCCTGGACGGCCTGCAGGTGAAGTACGACGAGGCTCTGGAGGAGATGGCCATTTTGTCTGACACTATCGACCCCCAGGCGTTCGTGGAGGTGAACGCGCCCCTGAAGTTTG GTTTAGATATCAAGTCCTCAGGGTCTGGCTGTGTAAAAGTTCAAAGTATTGAGTGTGATAATTGCAAAATTGAAACAGAGCATGGGACTAGCGTCTTGCAGTCTGTTAAG atagagtctccctctgttgcccagactggagtgcaatggcatgatctcagctcactgcaacctcctcctcctgggttccagtga